DNA sequence from the Manihot esculenta cultivar AM560-2 chromosome 11, M.esculenta_v8, whole genome shotgun sequence genome:
TAATGGAGTTGAACTTTGGCTTAGTTGCAGTATACACAAGTGGAAAGGATTTTATAaaacctttttatttttcttattaagaaaaaaaaatgtgtgCTACAATTGTAGGGGCCTAGGAATTGCTGATTCAAATTAGATATCGTTGGTAGCTTTCTCGCTATCTGCTGTGTTATGCTTTTGGTAATTAATCCAGCACCTTTCTACTGTTCTCTTGGATATTTTGCAGACCTCTCTGTTGGGTAGAGCATATGTCACTAGACAATGAAACTGGATTGGATCCTCCAGGCATAAGGGTTAGACCTGTCTCTGGACTTGTGGCTGCTGATTACTTTGCTCCAGGCTATTTTGTGTGGGCAGTTCTGATTGCTAACTTGGCACACATTGGATATGAGGAGAAAACAATGTATATGGCCTCATATGATTGGAGACTTTCATTTCAGAACACTGAGGtttttctttgttcctttttttCCCCATCTTGAATTTCTAGATTGTGTTATAGGCCTGTGGAATTTAATATTCTAGTATCTGTCCTTTCCAagcataaaattataaatgatcATATATCTAATAAACTCAATTAATCAGGTCCGTGATCAAACATTAAGCCGCATGAAGACTAATATAGAAGTGATGGTTGCTACCAATGGTGGGAATAAAGCCGTTATTATTCCACACTCTATGGGTGTTTTGTACTTTCTGCATTTCATGAAGTGGGTTGAGGCACCAGCTCCATTGGGTGGAGGCGGTGGGCCAGATTGGTGTGCTAAGCATATCAAGGCGGTGATGAATATTGGTGGTCCCTTTTTAGGTGTTCCAAAAGCTGTTGCAGGGCTTTTCTCTGCTGAAGCTAGGGATATTGCAGTTGCCAGGTTTTTGCAGTGATCTTCCGATAGATTTTTTAGAGATAAATGTAGCTTGCTAGAGATTACAAATATTCTTTGCCTGTGGATTAAAGAGAATCAAAATTTGCATAAGAGCTGTGCATTTTTCAGGAGTAAATTTTCCCATGGATAATGAAAACATGACTTTTAACCCTTATCAATCCATTCATCTTGCTTCAGCTATTCTTTTTAGGCTGCCATTGGAATGACgtaagttgtttttttttttttttgaccagGTATACCCCATATCCATTTTACCTTAAGACTACTTGTTAGAGGTCTGGGGAGCTTGTATTACACGGGAGGAGAATCCTATACCTCATATCCATTTTACCTTAAGGCTACTTGTTAGAGGTCCGGGGAGCTTGTATTACGCGGGAAGAGAATCCTTTTGATGGGTTTGTGAAAGAATGCATTTATGGACTTGACACAATCCAACCCAAAGCTTTAGGCTATGAGTTTATGTGTTCTTCCCACTTATATGTCTTTCACTAATCTCGTCTCTTCCATGAATTCTAACACTAGTGTATTGCCAACATTATCAAATGTTTGTTAAGCTATGTCGGTTTATCCTACTGACAACTGAAATTGTAGTTTTCTAAGCATATGTTTCTCTTATTCTGGTTATTAGTAATCTTCTCTCAAGAGAAATCTCACCCTGTTTAAATGTATGGCCTTTTAATATTAAAGGCTTAAAGTTCACTGTCACATTGTTGATAACCTTCATTTGGCCGCTAGTCACCAGTCTAGTTCTAATCGGAAGCATTTCCGTCTCATAATATGTGAGCTTCTGGGATTTTTTAATCTGTTTATAGACTTTGACTGTCCCTGCTCTATTCATCTGTTTTCAAATTTAAAGCTAGTGGTTTGCCACCAGAttctcctttttttctttttctttttttttctcaaatgaaaaaaaattctcttcTATTGCTTATAGTGTATCATACACACTATTGTTTTCATAGTGGGTAATTGCTCTTCGAACGTACATGATGATTGTTCTTATATGCATTTACTCTTAGTCAGCTTTTATGTAGCAAATATTCTGAGTTATATTCCCAACATGCAGGGCCATTGCACCAGTTTTCTTGGATAAAGATATCTTTTCCCTTCAGACCTTGCAACATGTAATGAGGATGTCTCGCACGTGGGACTCGACCATGTCCATGATACCAAGAGGTGGGGCCACTATTTGGGGTGATCTTGATTGGTCACCTGAGGAAGGTTACACTCCTAGCAAGAGAAGGCAAAGAAACAATGACACCAAGAATGATATCCAAGAAGTGATTGAAAATGGGATTTCTCAAAAAAAGAGTGTTAAATATGGGAGAATTATATCATTTGGCAAAGATGTAGCGGAGGCACAATCATCTCATATTGAGAGGATTGAGTTTAGGGTAAGTGTTTTTATTTTACCAACTTTGGTGAGAAGCAgagcaatttttcaaattttgaacTAGCTGTACATGTTTCTTCGACATGTTGCCAAGTTATGCGCATTTGGTATGTTTTGCATTGCTCTGTTGCCTTTGCTTTTACAATCAGGATGCTGCAGTTTAACTTCTTTAATTATTGTCTTAATTTGTATGGTTGATTCTTAACTGCTGCCGTAATTTTTTTTGCTATCTCAATATTGCAGGATGCGGTTAAAGGTCGTAGTGTTGCAAACAGTACTTGTCGTGATGTGTGGACAGAGTACCATGAAATGGGATATGAAGGTATTAAAGCTGTTGCAGAACATAAGGTTTATGGCACGGGATCTCTTCTAGATCTGCTTCATTTTGTAGCCCCAAAAATGATGGAGCGTGGTAGCGCTCATTTCTCTTATGGAATTGCTGAGAACTTGGATGATCCAAAGTACAATCACTACAAATATTGGTCAAACCCCCTGGAAACAAAGTGAGATGCCATACTTTTATCAACTATTCTTAGAAAATATGATTTGAATTTTCTTCTTTGTAACAGCCCTTAAATATGTTGGCTATAGCAATATCACTTACTGCGTAGTATGCAAGCCGACATTTCAGTATGTCTGCTTACCTACTGCTTTAAGTTGGTAAATATAAGTATATAAGTGgctaaatttctgaaagaagcTAAATTTTTTGTGCTTCAGGATAttattcaaattcaaaattttatagtGCTACAGCAATATAGATCCTAGGAGTTGATTTGGACAATTAAATGGCTATTGTGGTCAAAGGAATGGTCACTTGATATATTTCTGTAATGAAGAAAGGTAGCTTTTTTACTCTTGTTTGTTTATAGTAGTTCCATAGAAAAAATATTCATTATGATAATTGGCATCATCTTGAATTTTGTATAGTTTAGCATGGTACACCTATATCTTGATTTCTTTTCATCTAATCGTTGTAAAAAAATTTGCCTTTAATATCTGTTTtgaacttgcatggctttctCTCTCTTTAAATGCTGTTCAATTAGCTGATTGAGCTACTAAGGCATGGCAATCAGAACATGGTCTTCTTATTGATTATGCTTCATCTGGGATGATGGTTTTACAGGTTACCCAATGCCCCAGAAATGGAAATTTTTTCAATGTATGGAGTTGGCATACCAACAGAAAGAGCTTATGTTTACAAGTTATCTCCTTCTGCTGAATGCTACATTCCATTTCAGATAGATACATCAGCTGATGGGGAAGACGAAGAGAGCTGTTTGAAAGATGGAGTTTACACTGTTGATGGGGATGAGACTGTTCCTGTTTTAAGTGCAGGCTTCATGTGTGCTAAAGCTTGGCGCGGGAAAACCAGATTCAATCCTTCAGGAAGCCGAACATACATTAGGGAGTATAATCATTCTCCTCCAGCAAATTTTCTGGAGGGCCGGGGCACTCAAAGTGGCGCCCACGTTGATATAATGGGAAATTTTGCTTTAATTGAGGATATAATGAGAGTTGCAGCTGGTGCTACAGGAGAAGAGCTGGGAGGTGATCAAGTTTATTCAGATATCTTTAAGTGGTCTGAGAAGATCAACTTGCCATTGTAAATGCAAGGTAGTGCCTAAAATTTTTAACATTAGAGTATTTTTCTCTTGGCTGTAGCCATTTGAGGTTGCCCAACTAAGCTTTCATCTGGTCTCTTATCCAAAACTCATACGGAAGAAAGCTGCAAAGCTGGCTGCAGCACAGCAGATTTCGCTTTGATGTAAAGTTGAGCTGCATCTGTTGTTGTTGCTTTTATTAGGATAATCACTTGATATACATTTCTGTACTTTTTACctggaatttttaaaattgaaaattatatacTTTAGCTTGTCTTTGGAAATTGGAAGTTGTGTAATATCTGAATGATCTCCTTTTGCTGAAATCACCAAAAACAGTCTCAGAACTTTTTTCCTGCTTTAAAAGGCACATACAATGATTAGATACTGACCATTAATTATGGCAGTATCTACATAGGACCTACCATAATCGATAAATATCACCTAGACCCAGTCGAACCCTTGTAGGAGGGGCGGGTTCAAGGCCTATCAGTATCCACTGCACAAGTTGGTACGCAATCTTACCCACAATCAAGTAGGCCGGACCGATTCGGGTTCAGACTCATCAGAGAGGAATCGGTTCATCTGACGTGATAGAAAATAGGAGAACAGTTCTAACTATGCAGTGACCCTATCAGCACAAGCGTCGGAAAATGATTAAATGGTCGCCTGATGATGGAGAAAAAGCAGGTACGTCCATACGTAGGACTCTGCCTGATAGTGACAGGTGGTACTGTAGCAAAGTGACGATTATGCATCCTTaaagaataagagaaaaatgaataaaagagaGAGGTGTGAACCATTACAGCCAAACTTACTCTTATACGCCTAAACCCTTCCTCTTTATGAATCTTAGATCATAAAGTAAGAtagaattattatatatataatggttatattataaaatttttgcaATAAATATAACTTGTCTGCATCATTaaagaataagagaaaaatgaataaaaaagagAGACGTGAACCATTACAACCAAATTTACTCTTATACGCCTAAACACTGCCTCTTTCTGAATCTCAGATCATAAAGTATGAtagaattattatatatataatggttatattataaaatttctgtAGTAAATATCACTTGTTTTACGTCAGGGTACATCCATTAGCTGAGTATGCACTGTGCTTATGATCCTCAGTTTACTTCAAAAACCCTCCTCAAGATATTAACAATTGATATAATTGCTAGTGAATCTCATTATATTCCCACTTTGGATGATTGAAATAGCTAGGTCTACCAATGAACTTTAGAAATTTTGCCTGTAATGGGAATCAGAACCTTCTTTATATGCAGACTGTCTCGAAAAATCAACATGCTTGACCATCTTTTTTTATCATGAGAATGATTTTCCTTTTTCCAGGACATCACAAGGAAACAAGAATGTTCTAAACTTTTGGGAAACAAGTTGGTTCTGAGACAAAAtcatttatataaattgaaACTGTGAATATAAATTATCTTAAATATtcacaaaattatttatatgtgtAAAGTTGGCAAGGAGCTGCCACTTGCTTGTGTTGAGAAAATTATGTTgattattttcttatattttaatgttttttttatttaaatatactgttctttaaaatttattaattctaattttttaaattaatttatttacatcaaaaaattattcaaagttataagatataataataaatgaaatatactgtaaataataattaaaatagttataatatttattattatataataaaaaattatatatatacataataaataattatattttagatttatacttttaaatattttataataaattaatatatttattctttattaatatttttataattactgTATCAACTATCAATTATAATTCGTTATGCACTTAATTATCATAACTGTGTCAACGGTATCTAACAACTAAATCAGATAAATAAAAGCAGAGGAAGGGTGTACATGGTTACTATAGACCCCTTCCACTGAATCATTCCTCCTTCCTTTCGTGGTCTTTTCAATTCGTCGCCTCGCTTTCTATTTTTCACAATTTTCTTCTCAAAAATCAGCAGCACCTCTCCCTCCCTCCCTTTCTTCCTCCATCTTCTCTCCCAGTCTCTCGATTACATCGAATCCTCTCTCTTCCTCTTTTGCTCTATAAGGTCCTATACATTGTTCCATGGAGCTACCTCGTGCTTCGTGCTCTTGATCCTTCGCGCTTTCGAGCCCTAAAACGAAAAGCTTTATCCCTAACCCTAACTGGCAGGCCCTATTCCCTCTCGCTCTTTTCTCAAGCTTAAGGCGGTTTCTGCTAAAACTACTGATTTAATCAAACCATATTTAAGGTAAGGATCGTGCTCTCGCTATTTCTTGGTCTGTAATTTCTTTGCTGTTTGCTTATTTATTGAGGTTTTTTCGAATTTTAGAAGCTAATAAGTCTGGTAATTGTGATAGGGGGTGCTACAATAATAGTTTTTAGTTTCCAATTTAGGGGTTTTAAATGGTTCTGAATATGGGATTGGTAAATTATAGTTGTTATTTCTGTGTCATTAATTGTACCTTCTGTAAACCCGAAGAGGAAAATTGTTATTAATGCATGCTAATGGGTTTTCTTAGTTATGCATGATTGTTTAGTCATTAATTTTTGAACTTTCTGTATACAAATGCTCTTTTGTTGTCTTAGGTATGAATGTAGTCTGTTGCTGAGGCCATATTTTTTTGGTTTGGAAGATGTAATCCAAGTGTTATGCTGTtcattttttttgcttttttatttGTTGGTGCTGTACCTTTCTTCTTGTTTACTCAGTTGTTGGTGATTTGAGCCTTAGAGGCATTGCTTATGATTTTACTGCAACAGACTTTTTTTTGATGTGTATATGTAAGTGCATGTTTAGTTATAAAATAATTGCTGAATATGtacttataatatataatttatgaaTATGCCTTCTTTGTGTATCAGTTGTTGAATCTGAGCTTCTGTTAGACAAAGTCCATTTTAAGTGATGGAGTTGGGATATCTCTTGGCTTTACAATTATGAGTTGATCTCATGGAACTTGGTCGTGTCTTGTTTCCATTTCTAAGTTCTGTTCCTTTTTCTGATGTTAAAACATGCATGTGCCAGTGTCCTGTATGCTTAGATTTGTAAACTCAACTGAACTCAATCAAGCGATAATCTTGATCcagttgatgtcagccctatGGATCTTTTCCTTCATTCTTTGGTCCAAGGCAACACCCATACAAAGGCTTGGTACAGTGCATTCATTATTATACCTATAAAACAGATGCATAATTTTTTTGGTTGTACTGGccagtataatttattttctcattcATAATGTATTTTTAGCATACTTGATTTAGGATCCAGTCTGTGGTTGCTTAGATTTTGTGAAAAGGTGAAAACAAGGATCAGCATTTGCCATTTGATTTGGATTATGGGATAAGGTAAGCCATTAAAGCAAAGAATTGCTAGGAATTTAGTAAAAGGGTTGGAGTAGGTTTGTAGACAaccaatttctttaatttttgcgTTTTAGGGAGATGTTATGAAGAATTGTGCTGAAATTTAGGTTTTATATTAAGAAAGAGATATAGTAACCACTGGCTGGTTGTGAGTAGTTGGAGACAGAGCAGTGCAGAAGGAATTATAGTGGAAGGGGGAGAATACGAGATGATGAAGAATTACATAGGTTGAAAAGAAACTCTTTTTATTATGGTTTGGGAAAACTGAACTACTGTCTACTGCCTACTCAATGCTTTATGTGCTTTCCTTAATACTTTATAGGCTCCCAGTCTTTGATATCATTAAGAAACTAGGTCTGATTTGTAAGTTAATGTGGTTGAATGCTTTGGTGAGAATACTAAGCTGGAGGTGCATGTGAGGTCTGATATGATAATAAACCATGTTATGGAAAATGCCTTAACAATGGCTACTGGTGCatccttttttttattgttatgaATCAGCTGGCTAGATCGATCTCCTCCAGTCCTATCCCCAACTTCCTACCTCTACCTCCTTCCTTCCtgcccaaaaaaaaaattgaggcaTATTGTTGGCAACTTGGTATTGTGCTATTGCTAAATCAAAACTCGTACACTTATGCAATATGTGTGATTATGTTTAATATAAATTCAGATAAAGCAAACTTAAGTAGCAATTCCTGGACAATAGTAATaagcaattaatttttttattttgttctgGCTTCTCCTGCACTGTGCATCTCATTATTTGAGTTCTTGTAGGCTAGACCATCAGGGGGTGCTGCTGTCAAGATGAGTTTGCAACAGGCTGCGCAGCCCAAATATGCTAATGGATTTGGTCGTAGAAGAGTTGAAAAGGAAGGTGGTGTAAGATTGGAGAATAAGCTACAATCTGGGAAATCAAGTCTGAGTAgatcaagtaattaaaataaacttttttattagTTCTTCTTGTGAACTCTACATTATAGCCTTCCTAACATTTTGTTTTGTCGGTGCAGTGGCTGGTGCCAAAGTTGGAATTCATGAGAGTCCTTCTCGTGATCGGCTGGTATATTTGTCAGCTTGTCTTATTGGACATCCTGTGGAAGTCCACCTGAAAAATGGATCCATATATTCTGGGACATGTTATACAACAAATGTTGAAAAGGAATTTGgtatgttcttttttttttttttttttttttttctttctcgaaAAGGATAAAAAACTTCTTTGAGGAAAAGCACCATTCTTAGACCGTCTGGCATTGAGTTTCTGGGCAAAAAAGCGCTTTctggaaaaaaatattttagatgtTAAGAAAAGCAGTTTGAAAAATGAGTTATTATCTTGGAGTTCTTGCTGCTAATATATATCAATATTTAATATGTACTGGCATATTTAACAAAGTGCTTTTTCAGCAGCAACTTTAATTATAGTACCCATCAGAACTGGTGCTTTTGAAAAAAGTATATTGGTAAAAGCTATTTTGTTGTTTTAGATTAAATCGtgtcaaatttaattttgaaacaCTGCTAATACTCTTTAACTAGTGTATTTAGGAAAATGCTTTTCTCGACTGATCTTCAACAACAATGCCAAATATACTCTTACAGGTGTAAATTGAATTAATCTACACATTCTATAGAAGATGTGTAATTCATCAGTCTATTCCTTCTGATCATTCATTTGCCTGTCTTTTCAGCAATTATTCTGAAAATGGCTCGCTTGACAAAGGATGTTTCTTTTCGAGGGCAGAAGGCAGAAACCCTTAGCAAGGCTCCTTCAAAGACTTTAATTATACCTGGCAAAGAAGTTGTACAAGTGCTAGCTAAGGTTCAGCTATGTTCTCTTTCCTGCAATGCTGTAGTTCTATATATTTGTTCTCTTCTGGTTGAACCTGATTATAGGCagcaatctttttttttctctcctttttttttttggttggtGTGGGGTAGGTGAGTGTTGTTATTTAGTTGAATCATACCATACGCGTTTATCTCATGCTTTTTTGATCATCAGTGATTTGATCAATGGTGCCAGGATGTGTCTGTAACCATGGATGGGATAAACCATGAGTTTCAGTATGGAAAGCAGCAGGAGCTTATGATAGACTCCTTTATATCACAATCTCGTCACGTCGAAGTGGAGAGAGAGCTGGAACCATGGGTCCCTGATGGAGATGACCCACAATGCCCTGATTTGGAGAATATATTCAATGGCCCTCAGAATAGGTATTTGTAGTAACATTTTTATATCCCTATATCCATCTATaattgtttttttgttttacaTATTTCTCTGCTTGAGATGGATCATGAATGGAATACTTTTTGCCTTTGCTTTCAGCAGTCTGTAGTTTTTGGATCATATTGTACTCGTATATCCCTATTTTCCATTAGCCAGAATTAGAGCACATATCAGGAATCATTTTATGGGAAATTATAGAAATATAGTCTTGGAATGATAACTAACTATCAAATAAAAACAAACAGATGTTTGCTTAACTGTGGTGAAGTCTCCCAGGATATATATCATTTGTAGCTTGCTGTTTCTGATTGATAGCCAAATATATATTTGAATGCTTTCATGCTATGTGTTGAAAATAATAGGCATTGAGCATTGGCACACTGACAAAAGCAGGAATTATATCTTTGTATTTTGAGTGCAAGAAACTTGAAAGGAAATGGTGATTAAGGTTTAAGGAGACTAGGTATGCATAAGTATTTTGGATGGGAGCTTTGGGGATTTAGAATCTACATTCTCCTTTCCTAACCAATCTGCTAATTAGAATCAtaaatatgtatatgttttctgTTCCTTTTCATAAATCTCTTAATAGTTGACACTCCATTGATGTTTGACTGATATGATGGTTGTGGATTATTTCTTTTAAGTAGGGGCTGGGATCAGTTTGAAACAAATGAAATGCTATTTGGAGTAAAAAGCACCTTTGATGAAGAACTTTATACTACAAAGCTGCAGAGGGGTCCACAGATGAGAGAGTTGGAGAAGAAAGCTATGAGAATGGCAAGAGAAATTGAGGGTGAGGATACACAAGACCTTCATTTAGCTGAGGTGAGATCATCTCTTTGTCCTTTATAGAATTTTTTCTGGTTTATTCAGTTGTggaattttaaaatgtttttgtaTCAATTTGTTCTACAGGAAAGAGGTATCCAACTTCATGAAGATTTTGATATTGATGAAGAGACCAGATTCTCATCTGTATATAGAGGTATAGGAATTGACGATAGTGGATATGATGAAACTGAGGACATAATGTTGGATTCCCTGAATGATGAAACTTTTGGAGGTACATCTGCTCCTTCCACTATGAAGTATGCAGATTTGACCCATGGGAAGAGTAATGAAGGAGCTCGATGCATATCAAGTTCTTCCTTGGTAGGTGTTCTTTTGTATCCTCTATTGTTGAATTCAAGTGGAGGTTTTTTGGCTGCAAAAAACTGGGTGTTTCTGATCTATCATACTTATTGTTAATAATCATGACTCATGAAATTGTATTATGATCTTTATGGCTTTGTTTCTTCCTTGTAACTCAGTTTTAAATCAAGTATTGTATATTTATGAATTGTTACGAGATGTCAAGATGGTTCATAGGGCACAGAAAGCATCTTGATCACCTAACCTAAAAGGGGTGAATGGAGGGTTAGTACTTAGTAGGGTAATGGAGGTGCTCATTATCACCACATTTATCCTTCTTGACCTCAAAATTCCTTAAAAACAATTGGTGGTTTAAAGACTATTTTTTAAACAATTCTAACCTTACTTTTTCAACAAGGCAAggttattattttcattaattaatattcatATTTCACTTTCCTTTCATTTATCCTTTATTTTCCACctatttacaaatttaaaataaacaggAAGGTAGTCACTTTTCTTGCTTTTCCCTTCTGGTCTTCCCCAAACACTTGTGTTACTCAACTTGAGCACTATGTTGATAGAATAACTCCAATGGTTCAATTGTGTTACTCAACTTGAAGCATAATTGTCTAATTTTCACAATTTGTATTGATAGAAAACTTCTAAGCAAGCTACAAAATTGTAGGTGTGCACAGACAGTCAGTTCTCTTCACTTCAAACCAAATtatcataaatataaaaactaaaatataattctaaGCTTCTTGAACATATGGCTATGAATTTTGTTGAATTCTTTGACTTTGTCACTTGAGCACTATGTTGTTTTAACTATTTAATCATTTACATAAGAAACCATTATCTGGTAATTAAATGAGAACATGTTGCAGAGAGGCCCCCCAAAGGGGAGAAAAGAGGCTCTTGGTGCATATTCTTGCTTTTACTGCATTCTAATAGTTATACCATTATGGTCTTAAACTCTTTATGGCTCATTCTTTTTGCACAGTCAAATTGGAATATTGTATGTTTCAGATGATTGCCATTTTTTCTTCCTGTCTATAGATTTTTAAGGACATGATTTAACTTCTTTCTTAAAGTAGTTTATTCATTTTCTAGTTATTTTGAGTTATTCTTTGCACCTAGCCAATGATTTTTGTGTTTTATACCATTATGGTCTTAAACTCTTTATGGCTCATTCTTTTTGCACAGTCAAATTGGAATATTGTATGTTTCAGATGATTGCCATTTTTTCTTCCTGTCTATAGATTTTTAAGGACATGATTTAACTTCTTTCTTAAAGTAGTTTATTCATTTTCTAGTTATTTTGAGTTATTCTTTGCACCTAGCCAATGATTTTTGTGTTTCTTTGTACACAGGATGAGGCACAGTGTTCTCAGTCAAGTACAAGTGTGGATCGTCATTCAGGTTCTTATGAGCATGCTAGCCAGCTGGCATCTGAGCTTCCTTCTAAAAGTGTGTCCACTTCACAGAGTGAAAGCAGGTTTGTTTGATTTTTGCTTATTGctgttattaattatttatgcatATGAGTATGACAAGAGTTGTTTGTTATTCCTGAGAATAGTGGTAAGAATATACATTTATTTGTCTACTGTTTGTGGAATTCCTGAATTTCTTGTTTGGTAATTATAGGATCCTAGAAAACTTCCATGGTGAACAAGGAGCAAATGACAGCATGGGCGAGTGTATAGAAGAGCAAAATGTATGTCAAAACTCTAATACCCAGGAACATCTTTTTGGATGAAACTTTAAGGTGCCTCGTGTAATACTTTTTGGTTGTGTAACAACTAACAttgatattttttcaatatgtGATCGCTTCAAATACGGCAGCAGGAGGATGCTCAATTGccaacccgtgagggtgagtgAATTCTTATGCAATGCTCTTATTTATCCCATCCATGATCCATCTTAAATTTAAGATCATGCACATGACACATGAAATGGATTGGAAGCAactttatatatacatatatattcttGATGCACCTACCTTGCAAA
Encoded proteins:
- the LOC110626510 gene encoding polyadenylate-binding protein-interacting protein 3 isoform X5, encoding MSLQQAAQPKYANGFGRRRVEKEGGVRLENKLQSGKSSLSRSMAGAKVGIHESPSRDRLVYLSACLIGHPVEVHLKNGSIYSGTCYTTNVEKEFAIILKMARLTKDVSFRGQKAETLSKAPSKTLIIPGKEVVQVLAKDVSVTMDGINHEFQYGKQQELMIDSFISQSRHVEVERELEPWVPDGDDPQCPDLENIFNGPQNRGWDQFETNEMLFGVKSTFDEELYTTKLQRGPQMRELEKKAMRMAREIEGEDTQDLHLAEERGIQLHEDFDIDEETRFSSVYRGIGIDDSGYDETEDIMLDSLNDETFGGTSAPSTMKYADLTHGKSNEGARCISSSSLDEAQCSQSSTSVDRHSGSYEHASQLASELPSKSVSTSQSESRILENFHGEQGANDSMGECIEEQNQQEDAQLPTREDALISLNGKKEGSDKEFLSPTETAYASSSNVSSKTCEKTSSAEPLEVTPSAKGVGEVQPINSHGPPVSSASSNSDCVGTVSVSKGPGLSPSSSVGSLSSEKSTLNPHAKEFKLNPNAKSFTPSQTPVRPPSPDGSFYFQPNVPSLPHMHGMPMGIGIGPSFTSHQPVIFNPQVASLQTPQAYFHPGGPQYAQNMLVGHPRQVLYMPSYQPEMPYKGREF
- the LOC110626510 gene encoding polyadenylate-binding protein-interacting protein 3 isoform X4 gives rise to the protein MSLQQAAQPKYANGFGRRRVEKEGGVRLENKLQSGKSSLSRSMAGAKVGIHESPSRDRLVYLSACLIGHPVEVHLKNGSIYSGTCYTTNVEKEFAIILKMARLTKDVSFRGQKAETLSKAPSKTLIIPGKEVVQVLAKDVSVTMDGINHEFQYGKQQELMIDSFISQSRHVEVERELEPWVPDGDDPQCPDLENIFNGPQNSRGWDQFETNEMLFGVKSTFDEELYTTKLQRGPQMRELEKKAMRMAREIEGEDTQDLHLAEERGIQLHEDFDIDEETRFSSVYRGIGIDDSGYDETEDIMLDSLNDETFGGTSAPSTMKYADLTHGKSNEGARCISSSSLDEAQCSQSSTSVDRHSGSYEHASQLASELPSKSVSTSQSESRILENFHGEQGANDSMGECIEEQNQQEDAQLPTREDALISLNGKKEGSDKEFLSPTETAYASSSNVSSKTCEKTSSAEPLEVTPSAKGVGEVQPINSHGPPVSSASSNSDCVGTVSVSKGPGLSPSSSVGSLSSEKSTLNPHAKEFKLNPNAKSFTPSQTPVRPPSPDGSFYFQPNVPSLPHMHGMPMGIGIGPSFTSHQPVIFNPQVASLQTPQAYFHPGGPQYAQNMLVGHPRQVLYMPSYQPEMPYKGREF